A genomic segment from Centroberyx gerrardi isolate f3 chromosome 22, fCenGer3.hap1.cur.20231027, whole genome shotgun sequence encodes:
- the rec8b gene encoding REC8 meiotic recombination protein b, which yields MFYYPNVLHRHSGCFSTIWLAATKGIRVTRRELLRVNVRRTCQDIVDYVTAQVPPPQPNLPRPRFSLYLSSQLQYGVVIVYHRQCGFLLEEVQQTIERLLRSKRCTRIDMAEPDRLTLDMPDRLFMMEEAERAQDPFFGLMEPHQLPSPYKIHQPVLVIEEAASQHSLVPSPHTTPDREGFRSPPAAITLKEKAQLVIATAECFEGAELPEATAREIDLLMDQQDQFHGDVEERERERQAEERERTRELEGAMTSIDQLKEAALGPDRDSVWLLDEETGQPVEVPLATVAMETTPPPVAMPTPPCGSSGKERESERVTESPYGEVAVPPNKRHGGGRRRQLVFADPEVQISDKAMKEQTGNPLAETLSLSEMLLDLPSMTKHTTPAQLFSAPSGSLLHPDLQSLWKQCAQLTVLPRHGEKDRGEEEDDEEQDREILRAERKRRHSSMKEVDLVESGLHPTEASSVSDVILDMSKEDKSHSDLITPVSRWSPQEEAQVPMEPIVEENIEMPEAQTEAESGDIAALSLLSLISSNLQRAAKVTFASLLPPEADRTAAAHTLYKLLELVSARQLTVQQTKPYSTITINPGPLSMTA from the exons atgttttactacCCAAATGTCCTCCACCGCCATTCTGGATGTTTTTCCACGATTTG GTTGGCAGCCACCAAAGGTATCAGGGTCACTCGCAGAGAGCTTCTCAGGGTCAATGTGAGGCGAACATG TCAGGACATCGTGGACTATGTGACAGCTCAGGTTCCTCCACCGCAGCCCAACCTGCCAAGGCCTCgattctctctctacctgtcatCTCAGCTGCAGTATGGAGTGGTCATAGTCTACCACAGGCAATGTGGCTTTCTACTAg agGAGGTTCAACAGACCATTGAACGCTTGCTGCGCTCTAAGAGATGCACACGCATTGACATGGCTGAGCCTGACAG GCTGACCTTGGATATGCCTGACAGACTGTTTATGATGGAGGAGGCTGAGAGAGCTCAGGACCCCTTCTTCGGTCTCATGGAACCGCACCAGCTGCCCAGCCCCTATAAAATACACCAG CCGGTGTTGGTGATAGAAGAGGCGGCTTCACAGCACTCCCTGGTGCCCAGTCCCCACACCACGCCTGACAGGGAGG GTTTCAGGTCCCCTCCAGCTGCCATCACCCTGAAAGAGAAGGCGCAGCTTGTCATCGCCACTGCTGAG TGTTTTGAAGGAGCCGAACTTCCTGAAGCCACGGCTAGAGAGATTGACTTGCTGATGGACCAACAGGACCAGTTccatggag atgtggaggagcgggagagagagaggcaggcggaggagagagagaggaccagGGAGTTAGAGGGAGCCATGACGTCTATTGACCA GCTGAAAGAGGCGGCGCTGGGACCAGACAGGGACAGTGTGTGGCTGCTGGACGAGGAGACGGGTCAGCCTGTGGAGGTTCCCCTGGCaactgttgccatggagacgaCCCCCCCGCCAGTTGCCATGCCCACTCCACCCTGTGGGTCgtctggaaaagagagagagtcagagagagtgacagagagtcCCTATGGAGAG GTGGCTGTTCCTCCTAACAAGAGGCACGGTGGAGGCCGCAGGCGTCAGCTGGTCTTTGCAGACCCAGAGGTCCAGATATCTGACAAGGCCATGAAAGAGCAGACTGGAAACCCGCTGGCCGAGACACTGAGCCtg TCGGAGATGCTGCTGGACTTGCCCTCCATGACCAAGCACACCACTCCTGCTCAGCTCTTCAGCGCCCCCTCTGGCT CGCTCCTCCACCCCGACCTCCAGTCGCTATGGAAACAGTGCGCCCAGCTCACCGTCCTGCCTCGACAtggggaaaaagacagaggggaggaagaagacgATGAAGAGCAGGACAGAGAAATACtgagggcagagaggaagaggaggcactCCAGCatgaaagaggt GGATTTGGTCGAGTCAGGACTGCATCCCACAGAGGCCTCAT CTGTCTCAGATGTTATCCTGGATATGTCCAAAGAGGACAAATCCCATAGCGACCTGATCACTCCCGTTAGCAGATG gtctccCCAGGAGGAGGCCCAGGTGCCAATGGAGCCGATAGTGGAGGAAAACATTGAGATGCCTGAGGCTCAGACTGAAGCAGAGAGCGGGGACATCGCAGCTCTCAGCCTGCTGAG TTTGATCTCCTCCAACCTCCAGAGGGCTGCAAAAGTCACCTTTGCCTCTCTGCTGCCCCC